The following are from one region of the Luteimonas sp. MC1572 genome:
- a CDS encoding ABC transporter permease has translation MNALDPAVAEAGTLRPNMVALGTIARREVMRILRIWSQTLVPPAITMTLYFLIFGGLIGSRIGTMDGIAYMDFIVPGLVMMSVIQNSYGNISSSFFGAKFGRHVEELLVSPMPPWVILGGYVAGAVLRGVMVGVIVLAIAMLFTTVRIPHPWVTLSTVLLGATIFSLAGFVNAVYAKKFDDVAIVPIFILTPLTYLGGVFYSVRLLPDWAEAATHANPIFYMVNAFRYGLLGQSDVSLWLAYALMLGFVVALGALSLWLLKRGVGLRS, from the coding sequence ATGAACGCCCTCGACCCCGCCGTGGCCGAGGCCGGCACCCTGCGCCCGAACATGGTGGCGCTGGGCACCATCGCCCGCCGCGAGGTGATGCGCATCCTGCGCATCTGGAGCCAGACCCTGGTGCCGCCGGCGATCACCATGACCCTGTACTTCCTGATCTTCGGCGGCCTGATCGGCTCGCGGATCGGGACCATGGACGGCATCGCCTACATGGACTTCATCGTGCCGGGCTTGGTGATGATGAGCGTGATCCAGAACAGCTACGGCAACATCTCGTCGAGCTTCTTCGGCGCCAAGTTCGGCCGCCACGTCGAGGAGCTGCTGGTCAGCCCGATGCCGCCGTGGGTGATCCTCGGCGGCTACGTCGCCGGCGCGGTGCTGCGCGGGGTGATGGTGGGCGTGATCGTGCTGGCCATCGCCATGCTGTTCACCACCGTGCGCATCCCGCACCCGTGGGTGACGCTGAGCACGGTGCTGCTGGGCGCGACGATCTTCTCGCTGGCCGGCTTCGTCAACGCGGTGTACGCCAAGAAGTTCGATGACGTGGCGATCGTGCCGATCTTCATCCTCACCCCGCTGACCTATCTCGGCGGCGTGTTCTATTCGGTGCGGCTGCTGCCGGACTGGGCCGAGGCCGCCACCCACGCCAACCCGATCTTCTACATGGTCAACGCGTTCCGCTACGGCCTGCTCGGGCAAAGCGACGTCTCGCTGTGGCTGGCGTATGCGCTGATGCTGGGCTTCGTGGTGGCGCTCGGCGCGCTCAGCCTGTGGCTGCTGAAGCGCGGGGTCGGATTGCGTTCCTGA
- a CDS encoding ABC transporter ATP-binding protein, with protein sequence MPAGDHAALSVRDLRKTYDTGVEALKGVSLDVAPGDFHALLGPNGAGKSTLIGIVSSLVNRTSGEVRVFGVDQQVERARAMRLIGLVPQELNFNMFERPLDILVNYAGFYGIPRREALPRAQRELDRAHLGGKSKSMARTLSGGMKRRLMIARAMMTNPRLLILDEPSAGVDIEIRRGMWQSLREINAAGTTIILTTHYLEEAENLCRNLAIIDHGRIIEHGPMRTLLSKLDVEGFLFDVDGMLPTQLPDIPGAAVTAIDAHTLDIDMPRAMDLNRVFAALDSAGIRVRSMRTKSNRLEELFVRLTGDPARPAAAPGAAA encoded by the coding sequence ATGCCCGCCGGCGACCACGCCGCGCTTTCGGTACGCGACCTGCGCAAGACCTACGACACCGGTGTCGAGGCGCTCAAGGGCGTGTCGCTGGATGTCGCGCCCGGCGATTTCCACGCCCTGCTCGGCCCGAACGGCGCCGGCAAGTCGACGCTCATCGGCATCGTCTCGTCGCTGGTCAACCGCACGTCGGGCGAGGTGCGCGTGTTCGGCGTGGACCAGCAGGTCGAGCGCGCGCGCGCGATGCGCCTGATCGGCCTGGTGCCGCAGGAACTCAACTTCAACATGTTCGAGCGTCCGCTCGACATCCTGGTGAACTACGCCGGCTTCTACGGCATCCCGCGCCGCGAGGCGCTGCCGCGCGCGCAGCGAGAACTCGACCGCGCGCACCTCGGCGGCAAGTCGAAGTCGATGGCGCGCACGCTGTCGGGCGGCATGAAGCGGCGGCTGATGATTGCGCGCGCCATGATGACCAACCCGCGGCTGCTGATCCTCGACGAGCCCAGCGCCGGCGTGGACATCGAGATCCGCCGCGGCATGTGGCAGTCGCTGCGCGAGATCAACGCCGCCGGCACGACCATCATCCTCACCACGCACTACCTGGAGGAAGCGGAGAACCTGTGCCGCAACCTGGCGATCATCGACCACGGCCGGATCATCGAGCACGGGCCGATGCGCACGCTGCTGTCGAAGCTCGACGTGGAAGGGTTCCTGTTCGACGTCGACGGCATGCTGCCCACGCAGCTCCCGGACATCCCCGGCGCGGCGGTCACCGCGATCGACGCACACACCCTGGACATCGACATGCCGCGCGCCATGGACCTCAATCGCGTGTTCGCCGCGCTGGATTCCGCCGGCATCCGCGTGCGTTCGATGCGCACCAAGTCGAACCGGCTGGAAGAGCTCTTCGTGCGCCTCACCGGTGACCCGGCGCGGCCGGCCGCGGCCCCGGGAGCGGCGGCATGA
- a CDS encoding ferredoxin--NADP reductase: MVCSAVPAQFPLKLVSRRMLAPSVAHLTFVRDDGAPLDYIPGQFVQVHFHYADGTATKRSYSLATIRDHVPDAGESVEIAVSYVPGGAATALFEGLEEGGTVQASGPFGRFCLQPADDNHRYLLIATGTGVTPYRAMLPQLAEAMAARGIEVVLLFGARTPAELLYGDEFRAFAARHPAFRFVPCFSRELPAPGSAQAHADVRHGYVQQFIDEFAPSADGDIAYLCGNPDMVDACFEALKVHGLPVPRIRREKYVSSK, encoded by the coding sequence ATGGTCTGTTCCGCTGTGCCCGCACAATTCCCGCTCAAGCTCGTTTCCCGCCGCATGCTGGCGCCTTCGGTGGCGCACCTGACCTTCGTCCGCGACGACGGCGCGCCGCTGGACTACATCCCCGGCCAGTTCGTGCAGGTGCACTTCCATTACGCGGACGGCACCGCCACCAAGCGCAGCTATTCGCTGGCCACCATCCGCGACCACGTACCGGATGCCGGCGAGAGCGTGGAGATCGCGGTGAGCTACGTGCCCGGCGGCGCCGCGACCGCGCTGTTCGAGGGCCTGGAGGAGGGCGGCACGGTGCAGGCCAGCGGCCCGTTCGGGCGCTTCTGCCTGCAGCCGGCCGACGACAACCACCGCTACCTGCTGATCGCCACCGGCACCGGCGTGACCCCGTACCGCGCGATGCTGCCGCAGCTGGCCGAGGCGATGGCGGCGCGCGGCATCGAGGTGGTGCTGCTGTTCGGTGCGCGCACGCCCGCCGAGCTGCTGTACGGCGACGAGTTCCGCGCGTTCGCCGCGCGCCACCCCGCGTTCCGCTTCGTGCCGTGCTTCTCGCGCGAGCTGCCCGCGCCGGGCTCGGCGCAGGCGCACGCCGATGTGCGCCACGGCTATGTTCAGCAGTTCATCGACGAGTTCGCGCCCTCGGCCGATGGCGACATCGCCTACCTGTGCGGCAACCCGGACATGGTCGACGCCTGCTTCGAGGCGCTCAAGGTCCATGGCCTGCCGGTGCCGCGCATCCGCCGCGAGAAGTACGTCAGCAGCAAGTGA
- a CDS encoding helix-turn-helix transcriptional regulator codes for MKSRVRELREARGWSQAQLGERLDVSRQTVNAIETGKYDPSLPLAFRIAGLFASPIEAIFFPEDPA; via the coding sequence GTGAAGAGCCGCGTCCGCGAACTGCGCGAGGCGCGCGGCTGGTCACAGGCGCAGCTCGGCGAACGTCTGGATGTCTCCAGGCAGACCGTGAACGCGATCGAGACCGGCAAGTACGATCCAAGCCTGCCGCTGGCGTTCCGCATCGCCGGCCTGTTCGCATCGCCCATCGAAGCCATTTTTTTCCCCGAGGATCCTGCATGA